Proteins encoded together in one Psilocybe cubensis strain MGC-MH-2018 chromosome 8, whole genome shotgun sequence window:
- a CDS encoding 4-O-methyl-glucuronoyl methylesterase, with product MFQYLVPFLLLAVPTLALPAPGACTTLPENIDFTTNPALPNPFAFLDGTPVVTPEQWACRREEIGQLFQRFELGTLPPRPEQVSGSFSNGVLTVNATEAGKSISFTVPITPPKNLTLAGKGPFPAVIAVGGASVPIPSDVALINFNNNDIALQNDQSSRGVGKFFTLYGSNHSAGALIAWTWGIGRIIDVLETTPGHNIDVKRLGVTGCSRNGKGAYVAGAFEERIALTLVQESGSGGAGCWRISDDMLNKQNITTQTASEIVQENVWFSPNFNPFVNEVTVLPFDHHMLAGLVAPRGLLVIDNTGIDWLGPESVWGCQTTGHLIYEALGIPSSMGITQEGNHDHCALPADEAPDVSAFISRFLKGQNVNTTVFDTDGPNNVGFVPSTYINWNVPKLH from the coding sequence ATGTTTCAATACCTCGTACCATTTTTGCTTCTAGCAGTGCCTACTCTTGCGCTTCCCGCTCCAGGCGCATGTACCACTCTCCCTGAAAACATCGATTTCACGACAAACCCCGCCCTCCCAAATCCCTTCGCGTTTCTCGATGGTACACCCGTCGTAACACCTGAACAGTGGGCCTGCCGCCGCGAGGAGATTGGCCAACTATTCCAGCGTTTCGAACTTGGTACTCTCCCACCTAGGCCAGAACAAGTTTCTGGATCTTTCTCCAACGGTGTCCTCACCGTCAACGCAACCGAGGCCGGGAAATCCATTTCCTTCACTGTCCCCATCACCCCACCCAAGAACCTGACACTGGCGGGTAAAGGTCCTTTCCCCGCTGTCATCGCCGTCGGTGGAGCTAGCGTCCCCATTCCATCAGACGTTGCTCTCATCAACTTCAACAATAACGATATCGCTCTCCAGAACGATCAGAGCAGCCGAGGAGTAGGCAAATTCTTCACCCTTTACGGCTCAAACCACTCTGCGGGTGCCCTCATCGCGTGGACGTGGGGTATCGGACGCATCATCGACGTGTTGGAGACCACACCGGGCCACAACATTGACGTGAAACGGCTTGGAGTTACTGGATGCAGTCGTAACGGCAAAGGCGCGTACGTCGCTGGTGCCTTCGAGGAGCGAATCGCGCTCACGCTGGTTCAGGAGTCTGGGTCTGGCGGCGCAGGGTGCTGGCGCATCTCCGACGACATGCTCAACAAACAGAACATCACCACGCAGACTGCATCCGAGATTGTCCAGGAGAACGTTTGGTTCTCTCCTAACTTCAATCCATTCGTGAATGAGGTCACGGTCCTCCCATTTGACCACCACATGCTCGCTGGCCTCGTCGCTCCCCGCGGGCTGCTAGTGATCGACAACACCGGCATCGACTGGCTCGGTCCCGAGTCGGTGTGGGGATGCCAGACAACTGGACACCTCATCTACGAAGCACTCGGGATCCCTAGCTCAATGGGAATCACTCAGGAGGGTAACCACGACCACTGTGCACTTCCCGCAGACGAAGCACCCGACGTTTCCGCATTCATCAGCCGATTCCTCAAGGGCCAGAATGTGAATACCACTGTTTTCGACACTGATGGGCCGAACAATGTTGGCTTTGTTCCATCCACCTACATCAATTGGAATGTTCCCAAACTTCATTGA